A window of the Nitrosococcus wardiae genome harbors these coding sequences:
- a CDS encoding glycosyltransferase family 2 protein has product MNQLPKEDHYQTLGCPSVSVLMIAYNSAPYISDAIKSILKQTFQEFEFIIVNDGSTDGTTELIREFARQDLRIRAIETENRGIGAATNRGLVECHGRYIAIMDSDDIAEPARLKAQADFLESHPDIAGVGSQWLMIDTKGQIVGLDTHPTKPELVEVLMFAFFCLHHPTIMIRRDALLAAGGYTEDRACLVPDYDVFLRLILSGFKLSNLPQVLFRWRLNPTGTTRGKAKAQTLSADLVRRHAFQLIQQKEPHRAAMIATTVVKAFPAGTCFDKRIRKVLPNHSPNPLMQHWRALSENDTAGGLEFNAIEWLNNEAANVSQLADNLLQNNFPWLSELVSKKAARHSSPVSYSWDLRGGKPGEKGLLSVLIPIGSSQEDLLERLSSVFNALSGKAEILVFADCGQKLVIDLPPAPTGICLRLLYSQTSSYQCPWQEALVASKGRYLAYLEESCRFDPNFIGEGLSALSQNEQIKAVFAPATEFFPEALYKGKPIFDPAPSPKWSKTTLIGHRKIYLSGFINERSLLQNVCVPLNEVGEQAPLALAMELAVRRKFIVLQVRNSQFIPEITLENRVLQTMRSGLIEWYFDFGLGALPAEEYWENLTNDQIAQIENQLSSSWVAGGLVICRRNQQIIENFFMKYVKNAVRSPLYRYLICRQKWKFVQSLWNEGQPIMAFQASIIIISNYMERAINKLMRSMHIYSDKKIITLE; this is encoded by the coding sequence ATGAATCAGCTTCCAAAGGAGGATCATTATCAGACATTAGGATGTCCTTCTGTAAGCGTTTTAATGATAGCCTACAACAGTGCCCCTTATATTTCTGATGCTATTAAAAGTATTCTCAAACAAACCTTTCAGGAATTTGAGTTTATTATTGTAAATGATGGTAGCACTGACGGCACTACAGAATTAATAAGGGAATTTGCTCGTCAAGATCTTCGGATCCGGGCTATAGAAACAGAGAATAGGGGGATTGGCGCAGCCACAAATCGGGGGTTAGTAGAGTGCCATGGAAGATATATTGCCATTATGGATTCCGATGATATCGCAGAACCTGCGCGTTTGAAGGCCCAAGCTGATTTTCTTGAGTCTCATCCTGATATAGCAGGCGTTGGCAGCCAATGGTTGATGATCGACACCAAAGGACAGATTGTAGGCCTAGATACTCACCCGACTAAACCTGAGTTAGTGGAAGTGCTGATGTTTGCTTTTTTCTGTCTGCATCATCCCACTATTATGATCCGTAGGGATGCCCTTCTTGCGGCGGGGGGGTATACAGAGGATCGGGCGTGTTTGGTTCCAGATTATGATGTTTTTCTTCGTCTTATCCTATCCGGGTTTAAACTTTCGAATCTTCCCCAGGTGCTATTCCGCTGGCGGCTAAATCCTACTGGAACCACCCGGGGCAAGGCAAAGGCGCAAACTTTATCTGCCGATTTAGTACGCCGTCATGCATTTCAGTTAATACAACAAAAAGAACCACACCGGGCTGCAATGATTGCAACTACAGTGGTCAAGGCTTTTCCTGCAGGCACATGCTTTGATAAAAGAATAAGGAAAGTACTCCCTAACCATTCACCTAATCCTTTAATGCAACATTGGCGCGCGCTCTCCGAGAATGATACCGCAGGGGGCTTAGAATTTAATGCCATTGAGTGGCTTAATAATGAAGCTGCCAATGTTTCTCAGTTGGCAGATAATCTGCTACAAAATAACTTTCCTTGGTTGTCGGAACTGGTTAGCAAAAAAGCTGCAAGGCATAGTTCTCCTGTTTCATATTCTTGGGACCTGAGGGGCGGCAAGCCTGGAGAGAAAGGGCTGCTTAGCGTTTTAATTCCCATTGGAAGTTCTCAAGAGGACTTGCTAGAGCGCCTTTCAAGTGTATTCAATGCTCTATCTGGAAAAGCTGAGATATTAGTATTTGCTGATTGTGGACAGAAACTCGTTATCGATTTGCCCCCTGCACCTACAGGAATTTGTCTTCGCTTGCTTTATTCGCAGACATCCTCTTACCAGTGTCCTTGGCAAGAGGCTTTGGTAGCATCAAAGGGTCGTTATTTAGCCTATCTTGAAGAAAGCTGCCGTTTTGATCCTAATTTTATTGGCGAGGGATTGTCAGCACTAAGCCAGAATGAGCAAATAAAGGCTGTTTTCGCCCCGGCAACGGAATTTTTTCCGGAAGCCCTTTATAAAGGGAAGCCTATTTTTGACCCTGCACCTTCTCCTAAGTGGTCAAAGACTACATTGATTGGTCATCGAAAGATATATCTAAGCGGGTTTATTAACGAACGCTCTCTACTCCAAAATGTGTGTGTACCTTTGAATGAAGTGGGAGAGCAAGCCCCGCTAGCGTTAGCAATGGAGCTTGCAGTAAGACGGAAGTTTATTGTGCTTCAGGTCCGTAATTCTCAGTTTATTCCTGAGATTACATTAGAAAATCGAGTGTTGCAAACGATGAGATCGGGTCTTATTGAATGGTATTTCGATTTTGGGTTAGGAGCGCTGCCGGCTGAAGAATATTGGGAGAATTTGACTAATGATCAGATTGCCCAAATCGAGAACCAGCTTTCTTCTAGCTGGGTCGCTGGGGGATTGGTCATCTGCCGACGAAACCAACAGATTATCGAAAACTTTTTCATGAAATATGTGAAAAATGCTGTGCGTTCGCCTCTTTACCGATATTTAATATGCCGCCAGAAGTGGAAATTTGTACAGAGCTTGTGGAATGAGGGCCAGCCGATAATGGCATTTCAGGCCTCGATCATTATTATAAGTAACTATATGGAAAGAGCTATAAACAAGCTAATGCGTAGCATGCATATCTACTCCGATAAAAAAATAATAACTCTAGAATAG
- a CDS encoding sugar-transfer associated ATP-grasp domain-containing protein — MTDTNYKSFIPDLVYLKMHPLNGVYSKWIDDKLTMRYVFSHYAEYMPKYYFEIQKNKILRLIDYSHNFNSKPAFDDVLDLLKEEECLALKPWTGSGGRGFHKLSVKDDQFYLDNHKITKDEIKSLFAKLDNYIVTEYVSSHAEIQKIYDVTPNTLRLMVIYDQSDGPQITGAFMRFGVKSSGMVDNAGAGGIFCGVRLSDGALFSPKQAVNGNVINVENHPDTGVTIKGYLPHWGIITKKMIEIGYSMPQLVYTGYDIVITNNSFKFIEINSHQDLQYIQPFFPLMENEYCRRFFTIR; from the coding sequence TTGACTGATACGAACTATAAGTCATTTATCCCGGATTTAGTGTATTTGAAAATGCATCCACTTAATGGTGTATACAGCAAATGGATTGATGACAAATTAACAATGCGATATGTTTTCAGCCATTATGCTGAGTATATGCCAAAGTATTATTTTGAAATACAAAAAAATAAAATTTTGCGGTTGATTGATTATTCTCATAATTTTAATTCAAAACCAGCTTTTGATGATGTATTGGACCTTTTGAAAGAAGAAGAATGCTTGGCTTTGAAACCCTGGACAGGTTCGGGCGGTAGAGGCTTTCATAAGCTCTCAGTAAAGGATGATCAATTTTATCTTGATAATCATAAAATTACTAAAGATGAAATTAAATCTCTATTTGCAAAGCTCGATAATTACATTGTTACTGAATATGTTAGCTCCCATGCAGAAATACAAAAAATATATGATGTTACGCCTAATACTCTGCGTCTTATGGTAATTTATGATCAGAGTGATGGCCCGCAGATCACCGGAGCATTCATGCGCTTCGGAGTGAAGTCTTCAGGTATGGTGGATAATGCCGGGGCAGGGGGAATTTTTTGTGGCGTAAGATTATCCGATGGAGCGCTATTTAGTCCCAAACAAGCAGTGAATGGGAATGTTATTAATGTTGAGAATCATCCAGATACGGGGGTGACTATAAAAGGGTATTTACCACATTGGGGTATCATAACCAAAAAAATGATTGAAATTGGGTACAGCATGCCGCAACTTGTATATACAGGCTATGATATCGTCATAACAAATAATAGTTTTAAATTTATTGAGATAAACTCTCATCAGGATTTGCAATACATTCAGCCTTTTTTTCCTCTTATGGAAAACGAATATTGTCGACGTTTTTTTACAATAAGATAA
- a CDS encoding glycosyltransferase family 2 protein has product MSRNVPSYDLTYSEEQGPWLAQPVRITEQAWPTDTVPVVSILCITYNHEKFISECLDGFLMQKTTFPVEVLIHDDASTDATADIIREYEGQFPHIIKPIYQTENQYSKGVKPNPTFNIPRAKGKYIAICEGDDYWTDPLKLQKQVDFLEANPDFSICFHKVKILKDGQLIDDYITKVPRFESTLLDLVAGNYIHTLSCVCKNRGFEVLGSNFRYSPIGDYYFHCMNAQYGKIYYINETMAVYRAHDQSVWSNKSYLYRQQKTQEARKVILKDLSKDHADAINVLAKCHINTAYFLYRDYREEFSLEDLIITDFPAYTLQLASLLFDSYSEIKAKESELKEIKERQHSLSFVLKRLVLIVKMKLSNLKRTVRENVRHYFISNRS; this is encoded by the coding sequence GTGAGTAGAAATGTTCCGAGCTATGACTTGACTTATTCGGAAGAGCAAGGCCCATGGCTTGCTCAGCCGGTCCGTATCACGGAACAGGCTTGGCCCACAGATACTGTGCCTGTTGTCAGCATCCTCTGCATCACTTATAACCATGAAAAATTTATTAGCGAGTGCCTTGATGGCTTCCTCATGCAGAAAACAACCTTTCCTGTTGAGGTATTGATTCATGATGATGCTTCTACCGACGCCACAGCGGACATTATCCGCGAGTATGAGGGCCAATTTCCCCATATTATTAAGCCCATTTACCAAACTGAGAATCAGTATTCTAAAGGGGTGAAGCCAAATCCAACTTTTAACATTCCAAGGGCCAAAGGCAAATACATCGCTATCTGCGAAGGGGATGACTATTGGACAGACCCGTTAAAACTGCAAAAGCAGGTAGATTTTTTGGAAGCCAATCCTGATTTTTCTATATGCTTTCATAAGGTCAAAATTTTAAAGGATGGTCAATTAATAGATGATTACATTACAAAAGTACCCAGGTTTGAATCTACTCTGCTTGATTTAGTTGCGGGCAACTATATTCATACTCTTTCCTGTGTTTGTAAAAATCGGGGTTTTGAAGTTCTTGGATCCAACTTTAGATATTCTCCTATAGGTGATTATTATTTCCATTGTATGAATGCCCAATATGGAAAAATTTACTATATAAACGAGACCATGGCAGTTTATAGGGCTCATGATCAGTCCGTTTGGTCAAATAAAAGTTATCTGTATCGCCAGCAGAAAACACAGGAAGCAAGAAAAGTTATCCTAAAAGATTTATCTAAAGATCATGCAGATGCTATTAATGTATTGGCAAAGTGTCATATTAATACTGCTTATTTTTTATATCGTGACTATCGCGAAGAATTTTCCCTAGAAGATTTAATTATCACTGATTTTCCTGCTTACACACTTCAGTTAGCCTCCTTACTTTTTGACTCGTATTCAGAAATCAAAGCCAAAGAATCTGAACTTAAAGAAATTAAAGAGAGACAACATAGTTTATCCTTTGTCTTAAAGCGATTAGTTCTGATTGTGAAGATGAAGTTAAGTAACTTAAAACGGACAGTTAGAGAAAATGTTCGTCACTATTTTATCAGCAACCGTTCTTAA
- a CDS encoding ABC transporter ATP-binding protein, whose product MSDTLIKVDDLSKKFCRSLKRSLWYGLQDLGNELRGQRHGGNGELRPEEFWAARDINFELNRGECLGLIGHNGAGKTTLLRMLNGLIKPDQGRIEMRGQVGALIALGAGFNPILTGRENIYVNASVLGLSKRHVDAKLEEIIDFAEIGEFIDTPVRNYSSGMNVRLGFAVAAVLIEPDILFLDEVLAVGDIGFVIKCLNTVRRLTENAAVVFVSHNMQYISSFCTRVMVMEHGSTLLDSPNPAEGIDHYYALVKHEVQTSGTGEALVLGLDLLVDGETLTGEEPSIPQGSSVTAMLRVRVDGPRRGAHVSLFIHDETMAPVVCTPIYDADSRMLCLSPGEHHLEIPLGIIDLNAGKYSFVVAIRDVKTSISLARVQGLRSFRVFSERTHWGKIVRPAIPQSEIVTCKQAAVTRRC is encoded by the coding sequence ATGTCCGACACCCTGATCAAAGTCGACGATCTTTCCAAAAAATTCTGCCGCAGCCTCAAGCGGTCGCTGTGGTATGGCCTGCAAGATCTTGGTAACGAACTGCGCGGTCAGCGCCATGGTGGTAACGGTGAACTTCGCCCGGAAGAGTTTTGGGCGGCGAGGGATATCAATTTTGAACTGAACCGAGGCGAATGCCTGGGCCTCATCGGCCATAATGGCGCTGGCAAGACAACTCTGCTGCGAATGCTCAACGGCCTAATCAAACCTGACCAGGGCCGTATTGAGATGCGCGGTCAGGTAGGGGCGTTGATCGCCTTAGGTGCCGGCTTCAATCCGATTTTGACCGGACGCGAGAATATTTATGTCAATGCCTCGGTACTGGGCCTGAGCAAACGCCATGTAGACGCCAAGTTGGAGGAAATCATCGACTTTGCGGAAATCGGCGAATTCATCGACACGCCGGTTCGGAACTACAGCTCCGGAATGAATGTGCGGTTAGGGTTTGCGGTCGCCGCGGTCTTGATCGAGCCTGATATTCTTTTCCTTGACGAAGTGCTAGCGGTGGGCGATATCGGCTTTGTCATCAAATGCCTGAACACCGTCCGTCGCCTAACTGAAAACGCGGCGGTAGTGTTTGTCTCCCACAATATGCAGTATATCTCATCGTTCTGCACGCGGGTTATGGTTATGGAGCATGGATCGACGCTGCTTGATAGCCCTAATCCAGCAGAAGGCATTGATCATTACTATGCATTGGTCAAGCACGAGGTGCAGACCTCCGGGACGGGGGAAGCCCTGGTGTTGGGTCTTGATCTGTTGGTGGACGGCGAGACGCTGACCGGGGAGGAACCAAGCATTCCCCAGGGTTCGTCAGTCACGGCAATGCTCCGAGTACGTGTGGACGGACCACGGCGCGGCGCACACGTTTCGCTCTTTATACACGATGAGACAATGGCCCCGGTGGTATGCACACCAATTTATGATGCCGATTCCCGGATGCTTTGCCTATCCCCTGGTGAACATCACCTCGAAATTCCCCTTGGGATCATTGACTTGAATGCCGGAAAATATTCCTTTGTGGTTGCTATTCGTGATGTAAAGACATCAATATCTTTGGCGCGGGTGCAAGGGCTGAGATCCTTCCGGGTGTTCTCTGAGAGAACTCATTGGGGGAAAATTGTGAGGCCCGCTATCCCGCAATCTGAAATAGTTACCTGCAAGCAAGCTGCAGTAACTCGGAGATGTTGA
- a CDS encoding DegT/DnrJ/EryC1/StrS family aminotransferase, with protein MNDKPIYVTQPYLPPLEEFIPYLEKIWDSKLLTNKGPFHQELEEALCDYLDVEHLALFANGTIALVTALQALRIAGEVITTPFSFVATAHSLLWNGIKPVFVDIDPNTLNLDPTKIEAAITPHTTAILPVHCYGNPCDVDAIQTIADNYNVKVIYDAAHAFGVQCHCGSVLKHGDLSVLSFHATKVFNTFEGGAIVCPDARTKQHIDNLKNFGFVNETTVVASGINGKMSEFNAALGLLQLKHLDRALARRCEIDHTYRELLKDVPGIRCVDQAGQHAANYAYFPILVEADYPLSRDALYQKLRENNIYGRRYFYPLISEFPMYRGLSSAQRSNLPVASEIAEKVICLPIYPALSNNDLNYIIAIISDPQ; from the coding sequence ATGAATGACAAGCCCATTTACGTTACCCAGCCCTATCTGCCGCCACTGGAAGAGTTTATTCCCTATCTTGAAAAAATTTGGGATAGTAAGCTCCTTACCAACAAGGGGCCGTTTCATCAGGAGCTTGAAGAAGCCCTGTGTGACTACCTTGACGTTGAGCATCTCGCTCTGTTTGCCAACGGCACCATCGCGCTGGTTACTGCACTGCAAGCATTGCGCATCGCTGGCGAAGTCATTACCACGCCTTTTTCCTTTGTCGCTACCGCCCATTCCCTGCTGTGGAACGGTATCAAGCCGGTGTTCGTCGACATCGATCCGAATACGCTCAATCTGGACCCCACTAAGATCGAGGCCGCTATTACCCCGCACACCACAGCTATTCTGCCGGTGCATTGTTACGGCAATCCTTGTGATGTGGATGCCATTCAGACTATTGCTGACAATTACAACGTCAAGGTTATTTACGATGCGGCCCATGCCTTTGGTGTCCAATGCCACTGCGGCAGCGTGCTGAAACACGGTGACTTGTCGGTGCTGAGCTTCCATGCCACCAAAGTATTTAATACCTTCGAGGGCGGCGCTATCGTCTGTCCGGACGCCAGGACCAAGCAGCACATCGATAATTTAAAAAACTTTGGCTTTGTCAACGAAACCACAGTGGTGGCATCCGGTATCAATGGCAAGATGAGTGAGTTCAACGCTGCCCTCGGGTTGCTACAACTCAAGCACCTTGACCGGGCACTGGCCCGACGGTGTGAGATCGATCACACCTATCGCGAATTATTGAAAGACGTTCCAGGAATACGGTGCGTCGATCAGGCTGGTCAACATGCGGCGAATTACGCTTATTTCCCAATTCTGGTCGAAGCGGACTATCCGCTGAGCCGGGACGCACTGTATCAGAAGCTGCGTGAGAATAATATCTACGGACGGCGGTACTTCTATCCGCTGATTTCCGAGTTTCCCATGTATCGGGGATTATCGTCAGCCCAGCGGAGTAATTTACCGGTAGCCAGCGAAATCGCAGAGAAGGTGATTTGCTTGCCGATTTATCCAGCGCTTTCGAACAATGATCTCAATTATATCATTGCGATTATTAGCGATCCCCAATAA
- a CDS encoding glycosyltransferase family 2 protein, with translation MALDIAIQIVNYKTKKYLIKSLKDVFDDLSNCTFTYKINILDNCSGDDLSDLELEFKENKNIAFYYSNKNLGFGAGHNLLAKKSSSKYILLLNPDIEFIEEDTIKRLMEKAEKSDDIKVVGPKLIGKDGKVQVYDHGELHGFTAWVINNAGNAYWKDRSVEGEVAWVSGAVFLIKRSAFEKVGGFDENYFLYKEEEDLCLGIRKLGGKIMYVPDIKLEHYNSVVAKKANFMPASKIYYVKKHYKNPVKRYLLERLQRILYPD, from the coding sequence ATGGCCTTGGATATTGCTATACAGATAGTCAATTACAAGACAAAGAAATATTTAATAAAAAGTTTAAAAGATGTTTTTGATGATTTGAGTAATTGTACCTTTACTTATAAGATCAATATACTGGATAACTGTTCTGGTGATGATTTATCCGACTTGGAACTGGAATTCAAAGAAAATAAAAACATAGCTTTCTATTATTCTAATAAGAACCTAGGATTTGGAGCTGGACATAATCTCTTAGCTAAAAAAAGTAGTTCGAAATATATTTTACTTCTTAACCCTGATATAGAATTTATTGAAGAAGATACGATTAAACGGTTAATGGAGAAGGCTGAGAAGTCGGATGATATAAAAGTAGTGGGACCAAAACTGATTGGAAAAGACGGGAAAGTTCAAGTTTATGATCATGGAGAATTACATGGCTTTACTGCCTGGGTCATTAATAATGCTGGGAACGCTTATTGGAAAGATAGAAGCGTAGAAGGCGAAGTGGCTTGGGTCTCGGGAGCCGTATTTTTAATCAAGAGATCTGCTTTTGAGAAAGTAGGCGGATTTGATGAAAATTATTTTCTGTATAAAGAAGAAGAAGATTTATGCCTTGGCATTAGAAAGTTAGGCGGCAAAATTATGTATGTACCGGATATTAAGTTAGAGCATTATAATTCTGTAGTTGCAAAAAAAGCAAATTTTATGCCGGCTTCAAAAATATATTATGTTAAAAAACATTATAAAAATCCTGTAAAAAGATACCTTTTGGAACGTTTGCAAAGGATTTTGTATCCTGATTGA
- a CDS encoding glycosyltransferase family 2 protein, translating to MKPTISICIPVYNGAQYLRACLDSALSQTFSDFEVLVVDDRSSDNSLDIAHDFAEQDPRIRIVRNKFNLGLVANWNRCVELAKGEWIKFLFQDDLLEPICLERMLAEANADTPIVVCQRGFLFEEMSAETREAYLRFLWPLSMGGVFDERGYITGMELAVATLKHVCLSAGPQNFIGEPTAVMLHRSVFEHFGLFEPVLIQKCDLEMWLRVGLNKGLRYIPEMLAHFRIHGGAATANNRSRREFRMFCLDGIVTNTLLLYSKHYQIIQQLLRERGELGAQRWKLAHRIEWVYQQALRAARDPKNPDPSLLEDWKATAQAFPMLTRTLRSRLITWQRELDRHLLWRFRSHSAVSD from the coding sequence ATGAAACCGACGATAAGTATCTGTATCCCAGTTTATAATGGCGCTCAATATCTAAGGGCATGCCTAGATAGTGCGCTTTCCCAAACCTTCAGCGATTTTGAAGTGCTTGTAGTCGACGATCGGTCCTCTGATAATAGCTTGGATATTGCCCACGATTTTGCAGAGCAAGATCCACGTATCCGTATTGTCCGTAATAAATTTAATTTAGGTTTGGTTGCAAACTGGAATCGTTGCGTGGAGTTGGCTAAAGGAGAGTGGATCAAGTTTCTTTTTCAGGACGACCTGCTTGAGCCTATTTGCTTGGAGCGCATGCTTGCGGAGGCTAACGCCGACACTCCCATTGTGGTATGCCAGCGTGGCTTTCTTTTTGAAGAAATGAGTGCAGAAACGCGAGAGGCTTACCTAAGATTTCTCTGGCCTCTGTCTATGGGCGGAGTGTTCGACGAGCGCGGATACATTACTGGAATGGAGTTAGCAGTGGCGACTCTCAAGCATGTGTGCCTTTCCGCAGGACCCCAGAACTTCATCGGTGAACCCACAGCTGTTATGCTTCACCGTTCCGTATTCGAGCACTTCGGTTTATTCGAGCCGGTTCTCATTCAGAAGTGCGACCTGGAAATGTGGCTGCGTGTTGGGCTTAATAAGGGGCTTCGATATATTCCAGAGATGCTGGCTCACTTCAGGATTCATGGTGGTGCTGCCACGGCTAATAATCGATCCCGCCGCGAGTTCCGCATGTTTTGCTTGGATGGGATAGTGACCAATACTTTGCTTCTTTATAGCAAGCACTACCAAATCATTCAGCAACTGCTGCGAGAGCGGGGGGAGCTTGGAGCGCAGCGGTGGAAATTGGCGCATCGCATAGAATGGGTTTATCAGCAGGCGCTAAGGGCAGCAAGGGATCCCAAAAATCCTGATCCTAGCCTGCTAGAAGACTGGAAGGCTACTGCGCAGGCATTTCCTATGCTTACCAGAACGCTACGCTCGCGATTGATAACTTGGCAACGAGAGCTGGACCGACACTTATTGTGGCGTTTCCGGTCCCATAGTGCAGTCTCAGATTAG
- a CDS encoding ATP-grasp domain-containing protein, giving the protein MKRILFLGAAPTQIPPIRYALAQGHYVITCDYLPSNPGHRLAHEWHNVSTTDKDAVLDLARNLAIDGIVAYASDPSAPTGAYVAEHLGLPGNPYQAVLTLARKDLFRRFLSENGFNVPRSGSFYSLQEAIDWASTVNLPVFVKPIDSSGSKGLTFVNHLSDLEKAFDYAQSFSREKVVVIEEQIEKSGYQIDSDVFMVDGKLQFWQWGDQHQDPVCNPYAPISSSYPSIIDHDIGLEAARQVERLLNSLSFKRGAFNVEFLVDINKRIWILEIGARNGGKNIPIAIKYATGVDLIKYTVDAALGEDCSNLSNAPVKGFWSNYTIHSRATGTFKDLWISNRAQNNIVEQHLWIKPGQTVMKYRSSSDTLGTMIMRYDSMEQMLEMTDNMEKDVRVIVE; this is encoded by the coding sequence ATGAAACGAATCCTCTTTCTCGGTGCTGCCCCTACCCAAATTCCTCCTATTCGCTATGCGCTTGCCCAAGGCCATTACGTGATTACTTGTGATTACTTGCCTAGCAATCCCGGCCATAGACTAGCCCATGAATGGCATAATGTTTCCACCACCGATAAAGATGCGGTCCTTGACTTGGCGCGGAACTTGGCAATTGATGGAATCGTTGCGTATGCTTCAGATCCATCCGCCCCCACAGGGGCATATGTGGCAGAACACTTGGGCTTGCCTGGCAACCCCTATCAAGCAGTACTTACACTAGCAAGAAAGGATCTCTTTCGGAGGTTTCTTTCTGAGAATGGTTTTAATGTGCCACGTTCAGGCTCATTTTACTCTTTGCAAGAAGCTATCGACTGGGCATCTACAGTTAATCTGCCTGTCTTTGTAAAACCTATCGATTCCTCGGGAAGTAAAGGCCTGACTTTTGTGAATCATTTGTCAGATCTTGAAAAAGCCTTTGATTACGCACAGTCATTTTCCCGAGAAAAAGTAGTCGTTATTGAAGAGCAAATAGAAAAATCTGGCTACCAAATTGATAGCGATGTTTTCATGGTGGATGGTAAATTGCAATTTTGGCAGTGGGGTGACCAACATCAGGATCCAGTATGCAACCCCTATGCGCCTATATCATCAAGCTATCCTTCAATAATCGACCACGATATAGGACTAGAAGCGGCGCGCCAAGTTGAGAGACTACTAAACTCTCTTTCCTTTAAAAGAGGCGCATTTAACGTGGAATTTCTAGTAGATATTAATAAGCGTATTTGGATCCTTGAAATTGGTGCAAGAAACGGCGGGAAGAATATCCCTATAGCTATAAAGTATGCAACGGGTGTAGATCTGATTAAATATACGGTAGATGCGGCTTTGGGAGAAGACTGCTCAAATCTGTCAAACGCCCCAGTGAAGGGTTTTTGGTCAAACTACACGATTCATTCCAGGGCAACTGGGACTTTCAAGGATCTCTGGATCTCAAATCGCGCGCAAAATAATATCGTTGAGCAGCATCTCTGGATAAAACCAGGCCAAACAGTAATGAAATACCGTAGCTCTAGTGATACGTTGGGTACTATGATAATGCGTTACGACAGCATGGAGCAAATGCTTGAAATGACAGATAACATGGAAAAGGATGTTCGTGTTATTGTCGAATAA
- a CDS encoding sulfotransferase: MPNRMLTKVALHGVPRSGTSWIGEILNSSPYTIYRYQPLFSYGLKDFLTPASTKEDINDFFDLLYQKEDDFLNQTKKRSSGKFPVFKKETYTHIVYKEVRYINILFNLLRKLDDLYLCCVIRNPLSVINSWLKAPREFRGDLGWDELEEWRYALKKNLNKPEEFNGYEKWKEAALIFHRLKEQYPNRVHIMRYEDFLSMPIEQTKFLYESIGLELTESTIDFLSKSMNTENSDPYSVYRTNQNDNSWRMELNPHIAEGIQADLQGSELEIYIK, encoded by the coding sequence ATGCCTAATAGAATGCTAACCAAAGTCGCATTACACGGAGTGCCGCGTTCCGGCACGTCCTGGATAGGTGAAATCCTTAACAGCTCCCCTTACACTATCTATCGGTATCAACCATTATTCTCGTATGGTTTAAAGGACTTTTTGACACCTGCTTCTACCAAAGAAGATATTAATGATTTTTTTGATCTGCTTTATCAAAAAGAGGATGATTTCTTAAACCAAACAAAAAAAAGATCATCTGGGAAATTTCCGGTATTTAAAAAGGAAACCTATACTCATATTGTATATAAAGAGGTTCGGTATATTAATATCCTTTTTAATCTTTTGAGAAAATTAGATGATCTCTATCTGTGTTGTGTCATTCGAAACCCGTTGTCAGTCATTAATTCCTGGCTAAAAGCACCGCGTGAGTTCAGAGGTGATTTGGGTTGGGATGAGTTGGAAGAGTGGCGCTATGCACTAAAAAAAAATCTGAATAAGCCAGAGGAATTTAACGGCTATGAAAAATGGAAAGAAGCAGCATTAATATTTCATCGACTAAAAGAGCAATACCCTAATCGAGTCCATATTATGCGGTATGAGGATTTTCTTTCAATGCCGATAGAACAAACCAAGTTTTTATATGAATCAATTGGTCTAGAACTCACCGAATCAACGATAGATTTTTTGAGCAAGAGCATGAATACAGAAAATTCAGATCCCTACTCCGTATACAGAACTAATCAAAATGATAATAGTTGGAGGATGGAGCTTAATCCGCATATTGCAGAGGGAATTCAAGCTGATCTTCAAGGCAGTGAGCTTGAAATCTATATTAAATAA